A genomic segment from Pseudomonas sessilinigenes encodes:
- a CDS encoding succinylglutamate desuccinylase/aspartoacylase family protein, with translation MRHEIHDLLAPLPGTARQVHSFHFGPAQAQGKIYIQASLHADEMPGMLVAWHLKQRLGQLEASGRLRHQIVLVPVANPIGLEQVLMDVPLGRYEQESGQNFNRWFSDLSEQVGDAVAGLLNDDPRHNLELIRRHLADALSRQHPETQLQSLRLVLQRLACDAEMVLDLHCDFEAVEHLYTTPEAWPHVEPLARYIGSQASLLATDSGGQSFDECFTLFWWRLQQRFGERFAIAPGSFAVTLELRGQGDVDHPTASQDCQALLDYLTHYGAIDGQAPELPDLPFPATPLAGVEPVVTPVGGLLVFTALPGQYLEAGQQLAEIIDPINDRVTPIHCTNAGLMYARSLRRMATAGMAIAHVAGHAAYRSGYLLSP, from the coding sequence CACCGCGCGGCAGGTCCACAGCTTTCACTTCGGCCCCGCCCAGGCCCAGGGCAAGATCTACATCCAGGCCTCCCTGCATGCCGACGAAATGCCCGGCATGCTGGTGGCCTGGCATCTCAAGCAACGCCTGGGACAACTCGAGGCCAGTGGCCGCCTGCGCCATCAGATCGTCCTGGTACCGGTGGCCAATCCCATCGGCCTGGAACAGGTACTGATGGACGTTCCCCTGGGACGCTATGAACAGGAGAGCGGACAGAACTTCAATCGCTGGTTCAGCGACCTGAGCGAGCAGGTGGGCGACGCCGTCGCCGGGCTGCTCAACGACGACCCGCGGCACAACCTCGAGCTGATCCGCCGACACTTGGCCGATGCCCTGTCGCGCCAGCACCCCGAGACACAATTGCAATCCCTGCGCCTGGTCCTGCAGCGGCTGGCCTGCGATGCCGAGATGGTGCTGGACCTGCATTGCGACTTCGAAGCGGTTGAGCACCTCTACACCACTCCCGAAGCCTGGCCACACGTGGAACCCCTGGCCCGCTATATCGGCTCCCAGGCCAGCCTGCTGGCCACCGACTCAGGGGGCCAGTCATTCGACGAATGCTTCACCCTGTTCTGGTGGCGGCTGCAACAACGCTTTGGCGAGCGCTTCGCCATTGCTCCTGGAAGCTTTGCGGTCACGCTCGAGTTACGTGGCCAGGGCGATGTCGATCACCCCACCGCCAGCCAGGACTGCCAGGCCCTGCTGGACTACCTGACCCACTACGGCGCCATTGACGGCCAGGCGCCGGAGCTGCCCGACCTGCCATTCCCGGCCACGCCCCTGGCCGGGGTCGAGCCGGTGGTGACGCCAGTGGGCGGCCTGCTGGTCTTCACGGCCTTGCCAGGGCAGTACCTGGAAGCCGGACAGCAATTGGCCGAAATCATCGACCCGATCAATGATCGGGTCACTCCCATTCATTGCACCAATGCCGGGCTCATGTACGCCCGCTCCCTGCGCCGCATGGCCACGGCCGGCATGGCGATCGCCCATGTCGCAGGCCATGCGGCCTATCGCAGCGGCTATCTACTTTCGCCTTGA
- a CDS encoding ABC transporter ATP-binding protein, with amino-acid sequence MYKLTVEGLHKCYGDNEVLKGVSLKAKTGDVISLIGASGSGKSTFLRCINFLETPNDGAMSLDGQQIRMVKDHHGMHVADPAELQRIRTRLAMVFQHFNLWSHMTVLENITMAPRRVLGVSTQEAEERARRYLDKVGLPARVATQYPAFLSGGQQQRVAIARALAMEPEVMLFDEPTSALDPELVGEVLKVIQGLAEEGRTMIMVTHEMSFARKVSSQVLFLHKGLVEEEGAPEDVLGNPRSERLQQFLSGNLK; translated from the coding sequence ATGTACAAATTGACCGTTGAAGGCCTGCATAAATGCTATGGCGATAATGAAGTGCTCAAGGGAGTTTCCCTCAAGGCCAAGACTGGCGACGTGATCAGCCTGATCGGTGCCAGCGGCTCGGGCAAGAGCACCTTCCTGCGTTGCATCAACTTCCTGGAGACCCCGAACGATGGCGCCATGAGCCTGGACGGCCAGCAGATCCGCATGGTCAAGGACCACCATGGCATGCATGTGGCCGATCCCGCTGAGCTACAACGAATACGCACCCGGCTGGCCATGGTGTTCCAGCATTTCAATCTGTGGAGCCACATGACCGTGCTGGAGAACATCACGATGGCCCCGCGCCGGGTGCTGGGGGTCAGCACCCAGGAGGCCGAGGAACGGGCCCGACGCTACCTGGACAAGGTCGGCCTACCGGCCCGGGTCGCCACCCAGTACCCGGCCTTTCTCTCCGGCGGCCAGCAACAGCGGGTAGCCATTGCCCGGGCCCTGGCCATGGAACCGGAGGTCATGTTGTTCGATGAGCCCACATCGGCCCTGGACCCGGAACTGGTGGGAGAAGTGCTCAAGGTGATCCAGGGCCTGGCGGAAGAGGGCCGGACGATGATCATGGTGACCCACGAAATGAGTTTTGCCCGCAAGGTCTCCAGCCAGGTGCTGTTCCTGCACAAGGGCCTGGTGGAGGAAGAAGGAGCCCCCGAAGACGTACTGGGCAATCCCAGGAGCGAGCGACTCCAGCAGTTTCTCAGCGGCAACCTGAAGTAG